In one Vanessa tameamea isolate UH-Manoa-2023 chromosome 12, ilVanTame1 primary haplotype, whole genome shotgun sequence genomic region, the following are encoded:
- the LOC113393053 gene encoding collagen alpha-1(V) chain-like, which produces MELKRGVFVILCFIIPKTIYSEPVKHRKTDAPVVSISGYMGKEIKTELNGCNLKIGITGLKSCSADDSLCGKSKGGLSVPGKEGKAGATGPPGPIGPLGPPGPSGPSGSPGPLGSTGAKGDIGPPGSPGLPGKTGPIGLSGVKGDIGPPGPTGPQGPKGDLGPIGPVGIPGIKGETGPQGPIGFIGAPGPRGLPGLAGIQGVPGFNGSNGEMGMKGSKGEPGLPGKDCVTEGLPPPESAPTYLGSFSKPAASCAELKEDGIFYLNPSDPFEVNCKVTEKEACLKIQELEYDIDEIAITFTNDSFWLSEMGFDLTKFYNLQVSQLSYLLASSAGVTQTIRYHCRNTTVISGTDNALQVLLWNDNLVGPYSTKRTPMYYDIPKDTDTCMTGDSWEFTDIVLESKLNTRLPVVDFFIQDIRPLNQKVYVELKKLCFKYNIPST; this is translated from the exons ATGGAGTTGAAACGAGGGGTGTTTgtgattttgtgttttataattccgaaaacaatttattctg AACCTGTAAAACATAGGAAAACCGATGCACCTGTAGTTTCG ATAAGTGGATATATGGGTAAAGAAATCAAAACAGAGCTAA ATGGATGTAATCTGaaaatt GGCATAACTGGTCTGAAAAGTTGCAGTGCTG ACGATTCGTTGTGTGGTAAATCGAAGGGCGGACTTAGTGTACCTGGAAAAGAAGGAAAGGCAGGAGCAACAGGGCCACCTGGGCCAATAGGGCCATTAGGTCCTCCGGGACCATCAGGTCCTTCAGGTTCGCCTGGGCCATTAGGATCCACGGGAGCTAAAGGAGATATAGGACCACCAGGATCACCAGGTCTTCCAGGGAAAACGGGACCAATAGGATTATCGGGAGTTAAAGGAGATATTGGACCACCTGGACCAACTGGGCCTCAAGGCCCTAAAGGAGATTTAGGACCGATAGGGCCTGTTGGAATACCTGGAATAAAAGGAGAGACTGGACCACAAGGTCCTATAGGATTTATAGGAGCACCGGGACCAAGAGGTTTACCAGGGTTAGCAGGGATTCAA ggTGTGCCTGGTTTCAATGGAAGCAATGGCGAAATGGGAATGAAG GGTTCAAAAGGTGAACCAGGGCTTCCGGGAAAAGATTGTGTCACTGAAG gGTTACCTCCTCCAGAAAGCGCCCCGACATATTTGGGAAGTTTTTCGAAACCAGCTGCATCATGCGCAGAGCTGAAAGAAGATG gtatattttaccTAAATCCTTCTGATCCATTCGAAGTCAATTGCAAAGTAACGGAGAAGGAAGCCTGTCTTAAAATACAAGAATTGGAATATGATATCGACGAGATTGCTATTACGTTCACTAACGATTCATTTTGGTTAAGTGAAATGGGATTTGATTTGACGAAATTTTACAAC cTACAAGTATCTCAGCTCTCCTACCTTCTAGCGTCATCTGCGGGCGTCACACAGACAATAAGATATCATTGTCGCAATACGACAGTGATTAGCGGCACGGATAATGCATTGCAAGTGTTACTTTGGAATGATAATTTAGTGGGACCATATTCCACTAAAAGAACGCCAATGTATTACGATATTCCCAAAGATACGGATACATGCAtg ACTGGTGATTCATGGGAGTTCACGGATATAGTATTGGAATCTAAACTTAATACACGTCTTCCAGTGGTAGATTTCTTCATACAAGATATAAGACCCTTGAATCAGAAAGTTTATGTGGAACTGAAAAAATTgtgctttaaatataacataccaTCTACTTAA